GCCGCGTTCAACAGCTGCACGGTCTGATTGGCGGGTGGAAAGAAGCTCTTCGCGAAATAGAGCGAAAAGGCCGAGTACACGTACCAGTCGTACCATTCGACGAGGTTGCCCACCGAGCCGCCCACGATGGAGCGCAGGCGACTGCGGGCCGACTTGGGGGCGCCGATCGCGGTCGTGATCGGCGCGCTCATGTGGCGACCTGCGCGTCGATGGTGCGGGCCAAGAGGTCGAGGAGGTCGGACTCGGTGTGGACGCCGGGGACGTCGTGCATGTCGATCACGTAGCCATGGCGTGAAGCGATCGCCTCATAGAGTGGAATACGGTGGGCGAGCAGCTGTTCGAATCCCCACACCGCGAAGTCGTCTGGATCGACCGCGTCGTTGTGCCCGATGCCGCGCAACGATTGGTACTCGGTCCACTTCGCATCGAGGAATGCCGGATTGTAGTACATGGGTTTCGGATGCGCGCGGAAGCGATCCACCAACATGCGCGTGTGTTCCGCCGACCCGCGGATGTATACGAGCAGGCTGTGATCGGCGAGGCACCGCAGAACGGGATCCTGCTCGTCGAACGGGTCGACGACTTCGCACAGACTGCCGCCCGAGTCGCAGACGAAATGCGTGTAGCCGTAGATGTCCTTGGCGCGTTCGATGAACTCGGGCACGTCGAGCAACGCCCGGATCTCCGCCACTCGGTGCTGGGCCTGCCGGCGCCGGTATTCGTCGAACGACAGACCGCCCCGCTCGGGATCGCCCGGTTGGCCCAGATAGGTGGACAGCGGACTCAAATTCTCGAACGAGATGTTGGAGCGGATGTAAATCGAGTCGGAGCGCAGCAACTGGCGCAGGAAGGGATTCCGCATCGCCTCCCGCTTGAAGTTGTCGACAATGTGCTCGTCCATGTATCGCGTGCCGATGCGATAGTCGACGGAATACTGGAACCAGTCGTGCTTCTGCAGCAGTCCGGCGAGCGAGGTTTTGCCCACGCCGGACATGCCGAAAAAGGTCACGGCATGGGCGTGCTGGTCACGGAGGGCTCGTCCCGATGAGAATCGCATCGTGCTAACTTCCGCTCCGGCTTCAAGGACCTCAACCCCTCCCCCCGAATGTCGTTCGCCAAGCATGGCCTGCAGGTCTTCGATATCCCGATCACGGTGGTGCCGGCGGACATCGACGACAATGACCACGTCAACAACGTGGTGTACCTGCGCTGGATCTTCGACGTGGCGCTGGCCCACTGGAACGCCAGCGCCTCCGACGCGATGAAAGCGGTGTATGGCTGGGTCGCCACGCGCCACGAAATCGACTATCGCCGGGAAGCGGTGTTCGGAGACGCGATTGTGGCGCGCACCTGGATCGGCGCGGTCGATTCACGGCGATTCGAGCGGCATACCGAAATCGTGCGGACCGCTGATGATCACGTGCTGGCCCGCGGCCGGTCGCTGTGGACGCTGATTTCACGCGACACGGGACGGATCACGCGCATTCCGCCCGACATGGTCACCCTCTTCTCGGCGTACATGCACCCGGCCTGAGCGGGTCCGGTCTTGGCCGGTCCGTTTACTGCCGGTCCGGTTACTGCCGCGCGAAGGCCCGTGAGCCGGCGTAGAGATAGGCGGCCTTGCCGTTGTCCGTGCGCGCGTACACACGCCTCGGCGCCCCCTGCGGCGGTGTCACTTCCAGTTCCTGCGTCCCGACCATCTTCACAGTCATCGTGATGCCGCCCTGCAACATCTTCAGCGCGCCGTCCTGTTCGCGCACCTCGAGGACGTTGCGTCCCTGCACATACCGGCCCACCAGCGCCGCGCGCTCGGCGGCGTTGGCGTCTCGCGGCACCGCTGCCGTGACTTTCGGCTGGGCATAGCCCACCGCCAACTGTAGGGCGGCCGATTCGATCGCATCGATCCCCGAGCCGGGGCCGTTGACGAGCACGATCACGGCGGCCTTGCGGTCGGGGAGCATGGTGACGCTCGCGTTGTAGCCGTTGATCGCCCCGCCGTGCGTCCAGACGCGATCCTTGCCCGAGCGTCCAACCACAAGGCCATAGCCGTACATCGCGGAGTCGAGTCCTGAACCGCCCGGGTGGGCCACGTAGCCGGTGGTGACACGGCGCACAGCACCGGCCGAGAACGCCTGCGCGCCGTCGATCATACCACCGTTCATCAGGGCGATCGCAAATCGCGCCAACTCCGGCGCCGTGGCGAACAGAAATCCCGCCGCCCACTGCGCGGTATTCTCCGTCATCGGGCGCACCATCTGCATGCCGTTGGCGCCGGCCTGGTGCCCCATCGCAATCGGATACGTCAGCGCTTCCAGCGGCTTGAAGGTGCTGAGCTTCATCGCGGCTGGTCGCATCACGAGCGATTCCACCAGCGCCGCGAAGCGCTGCTTGCCGGCCACTTCCGCCACGTAGCCCGCCATCGAGATGCTGGGGTTCGAGTAAGAGAACGTGCGTCCGGGCTCGGTATAGAACAGCGTATCGCCGACTTCGCGCATCACTTCGCCCAGTGCGCCTTCACCCATCCGCCCATACGCGACGGCATTGTCGAGCCACCCGGCGCTGTGCGTCATGAGTTGCTGCGTCGTGACGGCACCGACCTTCTTCCCCTTCAGCGACGGCACGATGTCGGCGATCGGCACCGACATGTCGATGCGCTGTTGCTCGGCCAATTCGGCGAGCATCGTTCCGGTAAACATCTTGGTGACGGAGCCAACGCGCAGCAGCATGTCGGCAGTCATCCGTTGCTGGGTCTCGACGTTGGCGAGGCCGTAGCCCTGCGCATAGGCGAGCTTGCCGTCGACGACCACGGCCACGGTGGCCCCGGGCGCTTTCGACGTGGCGAGGGCCACGCGGGCCACGCTGTCGAGGCGAGGCGCCCAGCTGGGCGTTGTTGTTCCTGGGGCTGCTTGCGCGTGTCCGATGCGGGCAGCAATCGCCAGCACGACCGTGGCGACGGCGATGGGGGAGCGGGAAATTAGCATCTGTAGATCATGCTGGGTGGACGTCCGCTGGCAAGTAGCTGCGGATGCGTTTGGGGAACCGAATGGTGGTTCGCGCGATAAGATTGAGCTATGACCAGACCCTTATTGAGGTCGCCGTCGGTGCTGCTACTGACGGCGCTGTGCACCCTCGGCGCCTGCTCGAACTCGCCGTCCGATCCCGTCGTGTGTGACACGTCGGCGCGCGCCGGTATCACGGTCACGATCAAGGATGCCGAGACGAATGCGCCGCTGGCCGCGACGGCGCGCGGCGTGGTGCGCGACGGCGCGTACGTGGACTCGCTCGTCCTCGTCGCCCCCGACACGCGTGCGGCGGCGTTGGAGCGTTCGGGGACGTACAGCGTCGAGGTGCGCCTGGCGGGCTATCAGAACTTCAACGCGTCGAACGTCCGCGTCACGGCTGGCACCTGCCATGTGAACGCGGTGGTGGTGCCGGCGTTGCTGTTGAAGGTTCGCAGTTAACGGCGCTTCAACTTCGCGGCTCGTTTCGCTCAGCTATTGGCTCGCTGGCTCGTGGTACGTGACGGCGGCTTCGGTGTGGCAGTGTCCGGCGCGAGCGGGCGGATTCCTTTCGCCGCTTGCTGCGCGGGGATGGCCGCGCGCCTGTCGCTGCGCTCCGGCGCCGGCCCCTCCCACGCAGAGGCGGCTGCAGGGACCCCCGTCGCGCCCTGGTGGTGACGGGTCGTCGCGACGGCAAGGCGCCGGCGGCGAGCGCGGGGCGTGACGTCACCGAGGCGCTTGTGCCACCGAACAGTGTGCGCGACTTGCCCCGAGCGGACGCCGGTCTTTACGGGGGAGGGCGCGCGCTTGGCGGATGCACGAGGATGCGCGGCCATCCGCCCGCAGAAAAGCCGCGAAGGGGAGACCACGCGCCCGAACCGCATGCCGGTCACCGAACGCGGCGCCCTTTCACGCCGACGAACAATCCGCCGCGCAACCGCACCACGATCTCGCCGTCGAGCCAATTACAAATCGGCCGACACGCGGAGCACAAAGGCGCGTCCCGCCGCGTCCGCGAACTCCTTGTAGCGGGACATGAAGTCGCGGTAGCGCGTATCGAACAGGTTGCGCACGCTCAGATCCACGTGCACGAGTCCGCGCGGTGTGAGGCGACTGAACCCCGCCGACGTTGAGACGACATTCCACGCCTGAGGTGCAAAGTCGCTGCGGAAGGTGCGCGTCTGCTTGGTGTTCCACTCGCTCGAGAGCGAGGCGTGACGACCGGGCGCGCGTTCATCCCATCGCATCGTGAGCACGGCGCGCGGCGGCGGCACGAAGGGCAGGGCGGTGCGGTCGCTCGTGTTGGTGGCGTGCACGACGTCGGCGGTGGTCTGCAGCGACAACGTGCGGGTAAGCGACACGGCCGCTCCCAGCTCGGCACCGACCAAGCGCGCGTTGCCCTGCTCGATCTGCAGCGAGTCGAGCGCGCGCCCCGGCATGCCGACCGGCGTGAGGTAGATGTAGTCGCGAATGCGATTCACGTATCCGGTGAGTTCGCCCGTCACGCGAGTCGTGCGCAGGCGTAACGCGGCGTCGACGTTCACACTCGACTCCACCCGCAAATCGGCGCGACCGATCTCGAACGCTCGGGTGCCTTCGTGAAAGCCGTTGGCGAACAGGTCGGACGCACTCGGC
The genomic region above belongs to Gemmatimonas sp. and contains:
- a CDS encoding thioesterase family protein → MSFAKHGLQVFDIPITVVPADIDDNDHVNNVVYLRWIFDVALAHWNASASDAMKAVYGWVATRHEIDYRREAVFGDAIVARTWIGAVDSRRFERHTEIVRTADDHVLARGRSLWTLISRDTGRITRIPPDMVTLFSAYMHPA
- a CDS encoding ATPase, coding for MRFSSGRALRDQHAHAVTFFGMSGVGKTSLAGLLQKHDWFQYSVDYRIGTRYMDEHIVDNFKREAMRNPFLRQLLRSDSIYIRSNISFENLSPLSTYLGQPGDPERGGLSFDEYRRRQAQHRVAEIRALLDVPEFIERAKDIYGYTHFVCDSGGSLCEVVDPFDEQDPVLRCLADHSLLVYIRGSAEHTRMLVDRFRAHPKPMYYNPAFLDAKWTEYQSLRGIGHNDAVDPDDFAVWGFEQLLAHRIPLYEAIASRHGYVIDMHDVPGVHTESDLLDLLARTIDAQVAT
- a CDS encoding serine hydrolase domain-containing protein, whose protein sequence is MLISRSPIAVATVVLAIAARIGHAQAAPGTTTPSWAPRLDSVARVALATSKAPGATVAVVVDGKLAYAQGYGLANVETQQRMTADMLLRVGSVTKMFTGTMLAELAEQQRIDMSVPIADIVPSLKGKKVGAVTTQQLMTHSAGWLDNAVAYGRMGEGALGEVMREVGDTLFYTEPGRTFSYSNPSISMAGYVAEVAGKQRFAALVESLVMRPAAMKLSTFKPLEALTYPIAMGHQAGANGMQMVRPMTENTAQWAAGFLFATAPELARFAIALMNGGMIDGAQAFSAGAVRRVTTGYVAHPGGSGLDSAMYGYGLVVGRSGKDRVWTHGGAINGYNASVTMLPDRKAAVIVLVNGPGSGIDAIESAALQLAVGYAQPKVTAAVPRDANAAERAALVGRYVQGRNVLEVREQDGALKMLQGGITMTVKMVGTQELEVTPPQGAPRRVYARTDNGKAAYLYAGSRAFARQ